Proteins from a single region of Streptomyces marianii:
- a CDS encoding XRE family transcriptional regulator codes for MNRPDLARELRRLSAERKRPLGTAPSGVLRWEDGREPELETQKLLAELFDIDPHLVDTHPWPLWLEFDPLQQYSDFPWTPQGALDALRDSVGSDMHRRSFIFGSSALTAGLFSWLTADPAAAGEITSGRRIGEAAVTHIERKVRALRRTDDEDGGGTLIRETAAANDMVADLLAHRSYSLDHGRRLYAAAADLERMRAWAIFDVHGTCDDRIFKSALHSAHSADDQILGAHILTFWAAAAYNCDRPAEAESIASAALSAVRGKASPRVQALVHARRARARSHLRDERCWSDLDQAERHLHRAEQSPDEREPEWAYWMNLAEFQGSRASTQLAMGRPGDAEATFAAAARAFDGGAVRTHALYLTRMAGAQWLQGHHEQACGTAHQALDLTDQISSQRTVGPLQDLLATMASHKTLPAVRDLRERIAAVG; via the coding sequence ATGAACCGGCCTGATCTCGCCCGCGAACTGCGCAGACTGAGCGCCGAGCGTAAACGCCCTCTGGGAACCGCACCGTCCGGCGTCCTACGCTGGGAGGACGGCCGCGAACCCGAGTTGGAGACACAGAAGCTGCTGGCCGAGCTGTTCGACATCGACCCGCACCTCGTCGACACCCACCCCTGGCCCCTGTGGCTCGAGTTCGACCCGCTTCAGCAGTACAGCGACTTCCCGTGGACCCCCCAAGGCGCGCTGGACGCGCTCAGAGACTCAGTCGGGAGTGACATGCATCGCCGGTCCTTCATCTTCGGCTCGTCGGCCCTGACCGCGGGCCTGTTCTCCTGGCTCACCGCCGACCCAGCGGCCGCGGGCGAGATCACCAGCGGTCGGCGCATCGGCGAGGCCGCCGTCACCCACATCGAGCGTAAGGTCCGTGCGCTGCGCCGCACCGACGACGAGGACGGCGGCGGCACCCTGATCCGCGAGACCGCAGCGGCCAACGACATGGTCGCCGACCTTCTGGCCCACCGCAGCTACTCCCTCGACCACGGCCGCCGCCTCTACGCCGCGGCGGCCGACCTGGAACGGATGCGCGCCTGGGCCATCTTCGACGTTCACGGCACCTGCGACGACCGGATCTTCAAGTCCGCTCTGCACTCCGCGCACAGCGCCGACGACCAGATCCTGGGCGCCCACATCCTCACCTTCTGGGCCGCAGCCGCCTACAACTGTGACCGGCCCGCGGAGGCCGAGTCGATCGCCAGCGCGGCCCTGAGCGCCGTACGCGGCAAGGCCTCACCCCGGGTGCAAGCACTGGTCCACGCTCGCCGCGCCCGCGCCCGATCGCACCTGCGTGACGAGCGGTGCTGGTCCGACCTCGACCAAGCGGAGCGACACCTTCACCGCGCGGAGCAGAGCCCGGACGAGCGGGAGCCCGAGTGGGCGTACTGGATGAACCTCGCCGAGTTCCAGGGCTCGCGAGCCTCCACCCAGCTGGCCATGGGGCGCCCGGGCGACGCCGAAGCCACCTTCGCGGCCGCAGCCCGCGCCTTTGACGGCGGCGCGGTACGCACCCACGCCCTCTACCTGACCCGCATGGCCGGCGCGCAGTGGCTCCAAGGGCACCATGAACAGGCGTGCGGCACCGCGCACCAGGCCCTGGACCTCACCGACCAGATCAGCTCGCAGCGCACCGTCGGCCCCCTCCAGGACCTCCTCGCCACCATGGCCTCGCACAAGACCCTGCCGGCCGTACGGGACCTTAGAGAACGGATCGCCGCCGTCGGCTGA
- a CDS encoding class I SAM-dependent methyltransferase encodes MSFTDMSLDFSTPELEALALEVIPEQHFELRAEDARDRYFTDTSKLDAKQLAHDRFRTNPLALHDHLIRALDLRGTEELLDLGCGNGEILARIRPYLAAGHLTAFDIAPAALEAARQRLDGVATPCEFVEGNADDLSAFATDSFDRVMAVYMAHYVTDLNACFAEVRRVLRPRGRFVLATDRTDSMVEMWNVHFAALGEMNAPQRLFRATPKARISLSNGAEQLAPHFASVERVDWQDQLQFGKAEHFMAFYRSCNHCCAGSRPGEGLPPAFFTELEERVHAHVQAAIETTGYFALTKYTGHFICS; translated from the coding sequence TTGTCGTTCACCGATATGTCCCTGGACTTCAGCACCCCAGAGCTGGAGGCTCTGGCCCTGGAGGTCATTCCCGAGCAGCACTTCGAGCTGCGAGCGGAGGACGCCCGCGACAGATACTTCACCGACACCAGCAAGCTGGACGCCAAGCAACTGGCCCACGACCGGTTCCGCACCAACCCGCTGGCCCTACACGATCACTTGATCAGAGCCCTGGACCTGCGCGGCACCGAGGAACTGCTGGACCTGGGCTGCGGAAACGGCGAGATCCTGGCCCGAATCCGCCCCTACCTGGCCGCCGGCCACCTCACCGCCTTCGACATCGCCCCCGCCGCCCTGGAGGCCGCCCGGCAGCGACTGGACGGAGTGGCCACCCCGTGCGAGTTCGTCGAGGGCAACGCGGACGACCTGAGCGCCTTCGCCACCGACAGCTTCGACCGGGTCATGGCCGTCTACATGGCGCACTACGTCACCGACCTGAACGCCTGCTTCGCCGAGGTACGCCGGGTTCTGCGTCCCCGGGGCCGGTTCGTGCTCGCCACCGACCGCACGGACTCCATGGTCGAGATGTGGAACGTCCACTTCGCCGCGCTGGGCGAGATGAACGCCCCCCAGAGGCTGTTCCGCGCCACCCCCAAGGCCCGGATCTCCCTGAGTAACGGCGCCGAGCAGCTCGCCCCTCACTTCGCGTCCGTTGAACGCGTGGACTGGCAGGACCAGCTGCAGTTCGGCAAGGCCGAGCACTTCATGGCCTTCTACCGCAGCTGCAACCACTGCTGCGCCGGCTCCAGGCCGGGCGAAGGGCTGCCACCGGCGTTCTTCACCGAGCTCGAGGAGCGCGTGCACGCCCACGTCCAGGCCGCCATCGAGACCACCGGCTACTTCGCCCTGACGAAGTACACCGGCCACTTCATCTGCTCCTGA
- a CDS encoding NAD-dependent epimerase/dehydratase family protein gives MPAPLHNDLTDARVLITGGAGFIGAALRATLTRAGARPALLDDLSAYGPTTLTLLGTGPTDPALTIGDINDEQLVRRMVADADYVVHAAAHSSVHGCTTDPDKAFRSNLAGTDTVLRAVAAAPHVRRFVLLSTAQVYGHGAPHAPRSERAGYFTEDQRLDPLNIYANSKLWAEGHTRQILDLAGRDYTIVRPFSVYGPGQVPKQGAASWVVAQFTMYAALDQQLLLNNGGRQVRDFIHRDDVAEALRLCLTIPAAAGQTLNLGTGIQTSVRQVAEHVARHIPGARIVDAPRVAQDPLGACADTTRMRTVLDWQPAIRVADGIAGYVDWVRTTPNAIPDWMRAETSTSRIAAWSAPAPR, from the coding sequence GTGCCTGCCCCGCTGCACAACGACCTGACCGACGCCCGCGTTCTGATCACCGGCGGCGCCGGGTTCATCGGCGCCGCGCTGCGCGCCACCCTGACCCGCGCCGGCGCACGCCCGGCCCTGCTGGACGACCTGAGCGCCTACGGGCCCACGACCCTGACCTTGCTGGGCACCGGCCCCACCGACCCGGCACTGACCATCGGCGACATCAACGACGAGCAACTGGTGCGCCGCATGGTCGCCGACGCCGACTACGTCGTCCACGCCGCCGCCCACTCCTCCGTCCACGGCTGCACCACCGACCCGGACAAGGCCTTCCGCTCCAACCTGGCGGGCACCGACACCGTGCTGCGGGCCGTGGCCGCCGCCCCCCACGTACGCCGCTTCGTCCTGCTGTCCACCGCCCAGGTCTACGGCCACGGCGCCCCGCACGCCCCCCGCAGCGAGCGGGCCGGCTACTTCACCGAGGACCAGCGACTCGACCCGCTGAACATCTACGCCAACTCCAAGCTGTGGGCCGAGGGGCACACGCGGCAGATCCTGGACCTCGCCGGACGGGACTACACGATCGTGCGCCCGTTCAGCGTCTACGGGCCCGGACAGGTCCCCAAGCAGGGCGCCGCGTCGTGGGTGGTGGCGCAGTTCACCATGTACGCGGCCCTGGACCAGCAGCTGCTGCTCAACAACGGCGGCCGGCAGGTCCGCGACTTCATCCACCGCGACGACGTCGCCGAAGCCCTGCGGCTCTGCCTCACCATCCCCGCGGCGGCCGGGCAGACCCTCAACCTCGGCACCGGCATCCAGACTTCCGTCCGCCAGGTCGCCGAGCACGTGGCCCGTCACATCCCCGGCGCCCGGATTGTCGACGCCCCCCGCGTCGCCCAGGACCCGCTCGGCGCCTGCGCCGACACCACCCGCATGCGCACTGTCCTGGACTGGCAGCCGGCCATCCGCGTCGCGGACGGCATCGCTGGCTACGTCGACTGGGTGCGCACCACCCCCAACGCGATCCCCGACTGGATGCGCGCCGAGACCAGCACCAGCCGCATCGCCGCCTGGAGCGCCCCCGCCCCCCGGTGA
- a CDS encoding Gfo/Idh/MocA family protein, with product MTKLRTGVVGLGWAGTVHARTMAALPGVDLVAVSDLDPAKHTAFPDIPLYSDVEEMLRLELDYCVIATPSATHEHYALALAAAGVPALIEKPLAPTGAAARRIHDAFTRTGTFAAVGHTERHQAPLAELARLLHGGDFGELWQMETRRQGPYSGRILDVGVALDLLVHDVDLVSWLARQPIESVTAATRTLAGPYEDTATATTLLRGGVLAHHHADWITPFKHRQVQVHTAAGVLTANTVAGTLTHHPNTASPPPAGSFPGVQGGEARLITLPAQEPPFTVEHRLMRDALLGAGPRGLVTLAEGAHAVAATEALLTAAGSGQATAVTAREPALT from the coding sequence GTGACGAAGCTGCGTACCGGTGTGGTGGGCCTGGGCTGGGCGGGCACCGTCCACGCCCGCACCATGGCCGCCTTGCCCGGCGTCGACCTGGTCGCCGTCAGCGACCTCGACCCCGCCAAGCACACCGCCTTCCCCGACATCCCCCTGTACAGCGACGTGGAAGAGATGCTGCGCCTCGAGCTGGACTACTGCGTCATCGCCACTCCAAGCGCGACCCACGAGCACTACGCCCTGGCCCTCGCTGCGGCCGGCGTACCCGCGCTGATCGAGAAGCCGCTGGCGCCCACCGGCGCGGCGGCCCGCCGCATCCACGACGCCTTCACCCGCACCGGGACCTTCGCCGCCGTCGGGCACACCGAACGCCACCAGGCACCGCTGGCCGAACTCGCCCGGCTCCTTCACGGCGGGGACTTCGGCGAACTGTGGCAGATGGAAACCCGACGCCAGGGCCCCTACTCCGGCCGCATCCTGGACGTCGGCGTCGCCCTGGACCTGCTGGTCCACGACGTCGACCTGGTCTCCTGGCTCGCCAGACAGCCCATCGAGTCGGTCACCGCCGCCACCCGCACGCTGGCCGGCCCGTACGAGGACACGGCCACCGCCACCACGCTCCTGCGCGGCGGGGTCCTTGCCCACCACCACGCCGACTGGATCACCCCGTTCAAGCACCGCCAGGTCCAGGTCCACACCGCGGCGGGGGTCCTGACCGCCAACACCGTCGCGGGCACCCTCACCCACCACCCCAACACCGCCTCCCCGCCCCCAGCGGGGTCCTTCCCCGGTGTCCAGGGTGGCGAGGCACGGCTGATCACGCTGCCCGCGCAGGAGCCCCCCTTCACCGTCGAGCACCGGCTGATGCGCGACGCCCTCCTCGGGGCCGGCCCCCGCGGCCTGGTGACCCTGGCCGAGGGCGCGCACGCCGTTGCGGCGACCGAGGCGCTGCTGACGGCGGCGGGCTCCGGACAGGCCACCGCAGTGACCGCCCGCGAGCCCGCCCTCACCTGA
- a CDS encoding NAD-dependent epimerase/dehydratase family protein codes for MRIVLLGGAGYLGTVAARHLTELGHHVTVVDGLIYSRGDDPACLLPPTSTFVNADLRDADALRRAATGADAVVHLGGLVGEPACALDEVLAVELNYASPVLAAEAARAAGVEHYVFFSSCSVYGRHAGTVDEDTAPNPLGIYARTKVLAERTLTGLLEDRALSVLRLATVHGRSPRQRLDSVANRMTAQAVATGRIPLNGGGQRRPLVHVADVADVLAKVLATPAGHRIFNVGAEEENYTIAQIAAVVEQAVPGTRIDAGPERDEADARDYRTSFARLAAAFPGACPTPLDQGVREVAAAVESKELEDPDLPEYDNLAGLKHSLAQGRIRALGSGDCARLHADYTDATWSPR; via the coding sequence ATGCGTATCGTCCTGCTCGGCGGCGCCGGTTACCTGGGCACCGTCGCCGCCCGTCACCTGACCGAACTGGGCCACCACGTCACCGTCGTCGACGGCCTGATCTACAGCCGCGGCGACGACCCCGCCTGTCTCCTGCCGCCGACGAGCACATTCGTGAACGCCGATCTGCGGGATGCGGACGCGTTGCGCCGGGCGGCCACTGGCGCCGACGCCGTCGTCCACCTCGGCGGGCTGGTCGGCGAGCCCGCCTGTGCCCTCGACGAAGTCCTGGCCGTCGAGCTCAACTACGCCTCGCCCGTCCTGGCCGCCGAGGCAGCCCGCGCGGCCGGCGTCGAGCACTACGTCTTCTTCTCCTCCTGCAGCGTCTACGGCCGCCACGCCGGCACCGTCGACGAGGACACCGCGCCCAACCCGCTCGGCATCTACGCCCGCACCAAGGTTCTGGCCGAACGCACCCTGACCGGCCTGCTGGAGGACCGGGCACTGAGCGTGCTGCGGCTGGCCACCGTGCACGGGCGCTCCCCGCGCCAGCGCCTGGACTCCGTCGCCAACCGCATGACCGCCCAGGCCGTCGCCACCGGGCGCATCCCGCTCAACGGCGGCGGCCAGCGCCGCCCCCTCGTCCACGTCGCGGATGTCGCCGACGTCCTCGCCAAGGTCCTCGCCACCCCGGCCGGACACCGGATCTTCAACGTGGGCGCCGAGGAGGAGAACTACACCATCGCCCAGATCGCCGCCGTGGTGGAGCAGGCCGTGCCTGGAACCCGCATCGACGCCGGGCCCGAGCGCGACGAGGCGGACGCCCGGGACTACCGCACCAGCTTCGCCCGCCTGGCCGCCGCCTTCCCCGGCGCCTGCCCCACCCCCCTGGACCAGGGCGTGCGCGAGGTCGCCGCCGCCGTGGAGTCCAAGGAGCTTGAGGACCCCGACCTGCCCGAGTACGACAACCTCGCCGGCCTCAAGCACTCCCTGGCCCAGGGCCGCATCCGCGCGCTCGGCAGCGGCGACTGCGCCCGCCTGCACGCCGACTACACCGACGCCACCTGGAGCCCGCGATGA